In Vanacampus margaritifer isolate UIUO_Vmar chromosome 18, RoL_Vmar_1.0, whole genome shotgun sequence, a genomic segment contains:
- the tmem130 gene encoding transmembrane protein 130 isoform X1 — MDRTPLLLFILVFPGVAECDGPLTDLENIAGKLVFYQTDGNATYVRDTGELASDIPTETMFELSDPRQNLSTANFSYTWDLGNGEVIQGSEPVVRYHYALSGNYTLRLKIGVNTTKYKPPLTGIYSKDIQVLDAIKSIELKGPSDYEMSQTSGLAVQVDGSPPMWVCWRFLPNCVADPTGGCTLTLLYENTLRLNHTFTSAGVHCLDISVRNDISKLQTSFNLFVRKSNNTNLLFILSSAAILVATFSFITVIACHPRYHKRAQVAASSNALFLKRHTDGRSRIIFNVARVEREEKEPLWVQNGTHYYS; from the exons ATGGACAG AACACCGTTGCTGCTTTTCATCCTGGTTTTCCCGGGTGTGGCAGAGTGTGACGGGCCTCTGACAGATTTAG AAAATATTGCCGGGAAGTTGGTTTTCTATCAAACGGACGGCAACGCCACCTACGTGCGAGACACCGGAGAGCTGGCTTCGGACATTCCCACCGAGACTATGTTCGAACTTTCGGACCCGCGGCAGAATCTCAGCACGGCAAACTTCAGCTACACGTGGGATTTAGGGAACGG GGAGGTAATCCAGGGGAGTGAGCCTGTTGTCCGCTACCACTACGCCTTGTCTGGAAACTACACGCTGCGGTTGAAAATTGGAGTCAATACGACCAAATACAAACCTCCATTAACTGGAATCTACTCCAAGGATATTCAAGTGCTTG ATGCCATTAAAAGCATTGAGCTGAAGGGCCCTTCTGATTATGAGATGTCTCAAACCTCCGGCCTGGCTGTCCAGGTGGATGGAAG TCCTCCTATGTGGGTATGTTGGCGTTTCCTTCCCAACTGCGTGGCCGACCCGACGGGGGGCTGCACGCTAACATTGCTGTACGAGAACACCTTGCGGCTCAACCACACCTTTACCTCGGCCGGGGTTCACTGCCTGGACATCAGCGTCCGGAATGACATCAGCAAGCTGCAGACCTCCTTCAATCTCTTTGTCAGGAAAAGCA ACAACACCAATTTGCTCTTCATCCTGTCTTCCGCTGCGATCCTTGTGGCAACTTTCTCTTTCATCACAGTCATCGCCTGCCACCCTCGATATCACAAAAGAGCTCAG GTCGCGGCATCCAGCAACGCTTTGTTCCTGAAGAGGCACACTGATGGCCGCAGCAGAATCATTTTCAACGTGGCCCGTGTTGAAAGGGAAGAGAAAGAACCACTGTGGGTACAAAATGGTACACACTACTATTCTTAA
- the tmem130 gene encoding transmembrane protein 130 isoform X2, whose product MDRTPLLLFILVFPGVAECDGPLTDLENIAGKLVFYQTDGNATYVRDTGELASDIPTETMFELSDPRQNLSTANFSYTWDLGNGEVIQGSEPVVRYHYALSGNYTLRLKIGVNTTKYKPPLTGIYSKDIQVLDAIKSIELKGPSDYEMSQTSGLAVQVDGSPPMWVCWRFLPNCVADPTGGCTLTLLYENTLRLNHTFTSAGVHCLDISVRNDISKLQTSFNLFVRKSSRGIQQRFVPEEAH is encoded by the exons ATGGACAG AACACCGTTGCTGCTTTTCATCCTGGTTTTCCCGGGTGTGGCAGAGTGTGACGGGCCTCTGACAGATTTAG AAAATATTGCCGGGAAGTTGGTTTTCTATCAAACGGACGGCAACGCCACCTACGTGCGAGACACCGGAGAGCTGGCTTCGGACATTCCCACCGAGACTATGTTCGAACTTTCGGACCCGCGGCAGAATCTCAGCACGGCAAACTTCAGCTACACGTGGGATTTAGGGAACGG GGAGGTAATCCAGGGGAGTGAGCCTGTTGTCCGCTACCACTACGCCTTGTCTGGAAACTACACGCTGCGGTTGAAAATTGGAGTCAATACGACCAAATACAAACCTCCATTAACTGGAATCTACTCCAAGGATATTCAAGTGCTTG ATGCCATTAAAAGCATTGAGCTGAAGGGCCCTTCTGATTATGAGATGTCTCAAACCTCCGGCCTGGCTGTCCAGGTGGATGGAAG TCCTCCTATGTGGGTATGTTGGCGTTTCCTTCCCAACTGCGTGGCCGACCCGACGGGGGGCTGCACGCTAACATTGCTGTACGAGAACACCTTGCGGCTCAACCACACCTTTACCTCGGCCGGGGTTCACTGCCTGGACATCAGCGTCCGGAATGACATCAGCAAGCTGCAGACCTCCTTCAATCTCTTTGTCAGGAAAAGCA GTCGCGGCATCCAGCAACGCTTTGTTCCTGAAGAGGCACACTGA
- the nptx2b gene encoding neuronal pentraxin-2b: MLSLFYGFLMFCALGCRHQTSGQADDGKRYICRAVPLVGDTSCPVTLLPEISAGGQEEELRNTVMQLRETILQQKETISKQIGTINELTTKLSLCASTTDDRKYEKGAAWGKVKQNTMGDVPRDPNDTVENLGKTMQGLKDRLENLEQQQMRANISGASFPSELRDLLQRRLVELEKQLLRKVSNLEEEKSMLSNATAAYRLKTESTLNALVERISELEKGGEDFKSPEQFKLSLPQRTNYLYGRIIKSLPEMYAFTLCMWIKSSATPGIGTPFSYGVPGQANEIVLIEWGNNPIELLINDKVAQLPLEVRDGKWHHICISWTTRDGQWEAYQDGEKQGTGDNLAAWHPIKPGGVIILGQEQDVVGGRFDAGQAFVGELSQVNIWDRVLKPAEIQSMANCTSYLPGNVISWLASNVEVFGRGAFKRPLEMCVERLPNT, from the exons ATGTTATCACTTTTTTACGGCTTTTTAATGTTCTGTGCGCTGGGCTGCCGGCACCAAACCAGCGGCCAAGCGGACGACGGCAAGCGCTACATTTGCCGAGCAGTTCCCCTCGTCGGCGACACCAGCTGCCCGGTGACCTTATTACCCGAAATCAGCGCCGGGGGGCAGGAAGAGGAGCTCCGCAACACCGTCATGCAACTCCGAGAGACGATTCTGCAGCAGAAAGAAACCATCTCCAAGCAAATTGGCACAATCAACGAGCTGACCACCAAGCTGTCCCTCTGCGCCTCAACCACGGATGATAGAAAGTACGAAAAGGGGGCTGCTTGGGGCAAAGTGAAGCAAAACACAATGGGGGACGTCCCCAGGGATCCAAATGACACTGTGGAGAATCTTGGAAAAACAATGCAGGGGCTCAAGGACAGGTTGGAGAACCTGGAG CAACAGCAGATGCGAGCCAATATATCCGGCGCGTCGTTCCCCAGCGAGCTGCGTGACTTACTGCAACGTCGCCTGGTCGAGCTGGAGAAGCAGCTCCTGAGGAAAGTCAGCAACTTGGAAGAGGAGAAGAGCATGCTGTCCAATGCCACGGCAGCGTACCGGCTGAAGACGGAAAGTACGCTCAACGCGCTGGTGGAGAGGATAAGTGAGCTTGAGAAAG GAGGAGAAGACTTCAAGTCCCCGGAGCAGTTCAAGCTCTCGTTACCGCAGCGTACAAACTACTTGTATGGTCGCATCATCAAAAGCCTCCCGGAGATGTATGCATTCACTCTCTGCATGTGGATCAAGTCCAGCGCCACCCCAGGAATCGGGACACCTTTCTCCTACGGTGTGCCCGGACAAGCCAATGAGATCGTGCTGATCGAATGGGGAAATAACCCAATTGAGCTGCTCATTAATGACAAG GTTGCACAGCTGCCTTTGGAGGTACGTGATGGAAAGTGGCACCATATCTGCATCTCATGGACCACCAGGGATGGCCAGTGGGAGGCCTATCAAGATGGGGAAAAGCAAGGGACGGGAGATAACCTGGCGGCCTGGCACCCTATTAAACCGGGAGGGGTTATCATCCTGGGCCAAGAGCAG GACGTTGTAGGCGGCCGCTTTGATGCCGGGCAGGCATTCGTAGGAGAACTGAGTCAAGTCAATATCTGGGACCGAGTTCTGAAGCCAGCCGAGATCCAGTCCATGGCCAACTGTACGTCGTACTTACCGGGTAATGTGATCTCGTGGCTGGCCAGCAACGTGGAGGTGTTTGGGAGGGGAGCCTTCAAGAGGCCTTTGGAGATGTGCGTGGAGCGTCTGCCTAATACCTAA